Genomic window (Magnolia sinica isolate HGM2019 chromosome 6, MsV1, whole genome shotgun sequence):
AAGAAGGATGAATTTAGTTTCACGCTCGTGAATTTCAAACAATTATGGCATACTGGTCAGAACTTGTATGATGAACCATATGTCTTAGCAACCCAAGTACAACAGGTATTCTATGCCCCCGATCCCATAGATCGTGATTGGCATGTAGTTATCAGGTCAAAACCAAGGGATTTGTTCGAAATGGGCATGAATCTTATGATTAGGTATTGATGCCTAACACAAATGTGAtgcatgcttcttctttttttatgctCACAATTATTTGGTTAACTCCAATCTCATTACATATATTATTTTCATATTGTGAAGGAAATGAAGATGTCAACCTCTGACCATCATCATTCGAGCTTTATTGACCCGGTCCCGACCACCAGCCAGGTTGGACAGAGTCCAGATAGTTCAGCACCGACTCCTGGTatgtaaatatataatttaagtgAAGCGAAGTTAAGCTTCTAACTTTTATAGTTTTGTTCTATTCTTGATTTAATTAAATGTAGAtattatatttcaaatatttagAATGCTCATATCTATTCTTTTGTTTCATAAAGAGGGTGGTATTCATAATAGACGATTTCGAGGCCCTACAGTCATCAGCGAGGTGGCGAACTTGCCACCCAATAAGCAGCTGAATATTAGTTGGAATAAGTATGGGCAGCCCATTGGACATAAGTACAATGAATTTACAAGGTGGCTGGGCATTTTATCTAGGAATGGGCACTTAGTGCCTCTTGATCACGATAGTTGGCATCATGTGCCGCTATCTAACAAGAACGAGATTTGGAATGAAGTGAAGGTAATATGAAATCAAAAATTCAATTACTCTTTTTGTATTTTAGTATGCTAAGTATAATCGATAATTGATGTGTTGCAGATCAAATGGAATATCGACGAGGAGTGTCGAAATTGGGTAATGAAGTCCATCAGAGCTTCATGGAAGGAGTGGAAGAAGAGCTTAAAAAAAGAACACTACAACTGATATTTGACTAATGAGGAACGACTAGCTCACTGTCCTGATTGAGTGGAGCCAACACACTGGAAGTGGCTCGTCACCTATTGGTCAAGTGATGAAGGACAGGTAAAaattaaacataaagaaaaattatatCCATGTTGGTGTATATTGTTATTTGTATTAAAATTTAGTTATTTTACTATGTCACATTGTAGGCCCGCACTCAAAGGAATAAAATCAACCACAGCAAGCATCGTATGGCCCACACTGCCGGCTCAAGGAGATTTGCTCAAGTGCGTGAAGAAGAGGTAAATTCTTCTTTGATTTCTAAACTTGAAATGCCATCATTCTACTATAATATGATTGTTACCAACTCATttgtttttacatggaaaaagcgGGCAAAGAATCTTGGTGGAGAATCTTCTGATCAGGCAACGTTGTTCATAACGATCCATCGGAAGAAAGATGGGAGTGTTGTGAACGAGGAGTCGGCTCATGTTATTTTATGTAGAAATTTATCAATCATTGACATCTCAATTAATATTTTTCATTAATTCATGATATTGAACAACTTATTTAATGTTTTTCTACACTACAGGAAATGATCGAGGAGTTACGGGCAACTCAGACCGCTGAGTCCTCTTAGAGTAGCACTGCCCGAGATGATCTCTTATCCCAGATATTGGGACCAGAGCATCCAGGCCGGGTCCGCATGATGGGGTTAGGTCCCACAGCTTCCACATTATGGGGCATGAGAAATACCAATGCAGAACTCAGGAGGGAGACTGATGAGTTGTGACGACACATGAATGAGCGGGTAGAGCAACTGGTGGAGGAGCGGATGAAAGAACAGATGGCTAAGCATCTAGAGCAAATGGAGAAACGGATGGCAGAGAGAATAACAGAGCAGATGGAGCAACGGATGACAGAGCGAATAACAGAGCAAATGATGGCACGAATGAGAGATACTATGAACTCATTAGCTACAATAGACCAAACTTCGGGTAATGTACTAAATGTAGAGGCTTACTCAGTATCCACTCCTAGGGATAGACCTGAGGCTGGGGGCTCTCAGTCGAAGGTTCTGAAGGATCAATAGGTAGTTTTTTACTAAGATTCATTTATGTGTGATcttttacatatatatttatgttttattacaTTTCATGAGTTTGTAGTTCACCATCATTGAATAGTTAGTCCTTTCTTTTTCAGGTCAAGTCGTATTTATGTGTATTTATGTGTTTGACATGAGAAAGAATCCAAGAGCTGTCTTGAAATGAGGGTTGCAGATTGgaaaaaggtgggccatgcttttttgcttcatgctttgtttgctaatgaacttggagatctaggaatgtctgatggttTGAACTATGAGAACCAAATTGTTGTTGGATTCTTGTAAGTAAATCACTGCCTTTCTGTCTTTTGTAGTTATGTAGGAAAAATGTTTAAGCATTCCCATGTGTGATGCACATGCAATTTACTAGTGTGTGCATGCTCACACACACAGTACAATTCCACACACATGGGGAACAAAGCACAATTCCTGATTCTTTTCAACTTCTAATTTTTCAAAAACAGGTGATTCCCTGCTCCTGCTTTTTGTTTATAAGTAAAGCAGGtttttgtttgattttcatttttttactgtggcaattgaagttatggcttgaAGATCATGATGCAGATCTTGTAGTCTGTTTGTCTGGCAGGCTATGCTATACATATTCTAGGGTTCTGGCTTATAAATCACATGTTGATGAGCATTCAATTTGGTAAGACGTTGGTTTTAATTGCCACATATGTTATTGCTTGGGGTATGGACTTTAGGGGCATTAACTGCATAATAAGTTACGATTTCCCTGAATCAGCAGTAGCTTATATTCACCGGATTGGTAAGGCTACTCAAATGATTCATGTCCTAAACTGTGCACCAATAAAACATCTtttgtgcttcaattttgttattttttcttttggcccaacctctGGTGTGATGAAAACCCCAATCATGTCATGGAATTCCATATAATTTCTGCTTTGATATTGATTCTATTGACACCCAACACAGCCATGTTGAGGTCTTTTAACTTCCAAGGAACACATTGATTTGacattttaaggattgaaaaaacAACgcccaattattattattaattgttCATTCTTTATTCATGTCTATCTGTTTGTGCACACAAAAATCTAGGAGATATAAGTTTGACTGTTTGAATTTTCATGATTAGTGATGCTGATTTTAGTTATTTAGTGGGCAGAGGCAGTCCTCAGTACTGCTCGAAGCAAGTTCGCTTATTATCCATCCACTTCTGCTAGCCCACAGATTTTTGTGCAGCTTCCATCCACTTCTGCTGGTCCACTTATGCACCAACAAAAAGATTAAAATTGTAGTAATTGCCTGTTTTTTGCTGATCTTATAAACCATGGAACTATTCATGATTCATGGTTCTACCAGTGTTTTGATTATTAACTCTTTAATGATACTGTTCTGCCAACTCTTGCTGATAAGAATGTTTTAACAGGTGCTCCACTTCCAAGAGGTCAGGTGCTTGCTAAAAAGGTGGTTGAACCCAATGGTGATCACATAGAGGATAAACCAGTAAGTTCCTCGGACTTTTTATTCTTGGATGTCAAAAAAAGGCGGTTGAACCCAATGGTGATCACATGAGGTCCATCATATTCGACAATTTGGATTGCCCATGGGCCTAAATATGGCTAACTAAAAAAATTTagttatccatctattttgttcattttggcccacctgaagagtgaAATGTCTTGAATTTTTAGTGATTACATCTAAtcagtgtgccccacctgatggaaagttcGGATCTCTTGCACATGTGAAATTGGCACTTGTGCTTGCATGTGGATGGCGAGACTCTAAACTAagataataatatttattttcacaACTAAGATAATAATATTTTCTTAATGATTATTGCATTTATGATCCAAGGACGGAAATTTTCGACTGAGAGAAAAATTGGATCTTGCATACATGATCCGTTGGTCAATCCTTTCTAAAAAACTAGAACCTTGCAATATTTTTCATCACCGTCATTCATTTTCCATTCTCACAAGTGTTGGCAAGTTTCTCTTGCTTTCCTGGTTCATGCCCATGGGCTGTGTCCGTTGCTGTCTCGTCATGAAATGCTGCTCATCCTCATGGATGATGTTATATGGTTTTTGTTGACTCTGACAGTTGCATGCGGAATGCGTCTTGAATGGTTTCTCGTCTATTTTTTGTTCTCATCCTTCCTCCTTAGGATGTGCCTGTAATGACATTGGTTTGCTTAATCCACACAACTATCCTTATTGGAGGGGTGAACAGTTCCTTAAaaactaatattttattttactttttggtTGATTCACACTGCTGTTGTTTTCTGCTTGTGGTTGACCCATTCAAGCTGCACTTTTCTTATACATATGATTGGTTCGAACAAAATCAATTTTGACCTGCTCTTAGATGTTGTACCCGTGCTTTCTTCTATTTCATTACATATTTTCTTTTCCAAGATTTTCGCATGATATGGatcaaaaacatttttttttgttctttcttcTATCTCTAAGTTCTTCCATTGAGGACCTAGTTCATCTTGCTGATCATGGTAGTCTTGCCTATGTCAGTCAATTCCTTTCAATAACATATTGCAATTTCTAGGTAACCTCATTGTAGTTTTCATTGCTTCGTACCTCACAGGGCACCTAAACTTCTATTGGGAGCAAAGCAATATTCaacagctattgacatgtggtcgCTAGGTTGTATAATGGCAGAACTTTTAGCGAAGGAACCGTTATTCAATGGGAAAACTGAATTTGATCAGATTGACAAGGTTTCTACTCTGCACAACTTCTACTCATGTCTATTATTAGCTGCACTGTTTTAATCAGTTATTGTGGTTTTACTTCATTTCAGATATTCCGAACTCTGGGCACACCAAGCGCAAAGATATGGCCGGAGTTTGTTGAATTGCCTGGGGTCAAGGTCAACTTTGTAAAGCAGCTGTAAGTACTTGTTCTCTCTGTTTCTGATATTCATTCAAATTCATAAGAGGCATACTAGATATTTAGTTGTGTTCTTATTCTCGCCATTGTTTTCCCAGGCTTCCAGCTATGGGTGATGCTGGTCAGGCTTTCTGGTTTGCCTTGTTGGCAATTTTCATTTGCGCGGATGTAGCTTATGTTTGGAGTAACCACTGACCTGTTTTTTT
Coding sequences:
- the LOC131249954 gene encoding cyclin-dependent kinase G-2-like isoform X1, which produces MWSLGCIMAELLAKEPLFNGKTEFDQIDKIFRTLGTPSAKIWPEFVELPGVKVNFVKQLYNKLRDKFPPTSFFGRPSLSEAGFDLLNKLLTYDPKKS
- the LOC131249953 gene encoding uncharacterized protein LOC131249953 → MKMSTSDHHHSSFIDPVPTTSQVGQSPDSSAPTPEGGIHNRRFRGPTVISEVANLPPNKQLNISWNKYGQPIGHKYNEFTRWLGILSRNGHLVPLDHDSWHHVPLSNKNEIWNEVKIKWNIDEECRNWVMKSIRASWKEWKKSLKKEHYN
- the LOC131249954 gene encoding cyclin-dependent kinase G-2-like isoform X2, yielding MWSLGCIMAELLAKEPLFNGKTEFDQIDKIFRTLGTPSAKIWPEFVELPGVKVNFVKQLLPAMGDAGQAFWFALLAIFICADVAYVWSNH